A segment of the Cellvibrio sp. KY-YJ-3 genome:
TGCCGGTGCCAATCACATCGCCTGCGGTGGCGTTGTAACCGTCGCCGTTGGGCGTGAGTGTCCAGTTGCGAAACTGCACTTCGCCGTCATCAAATACAAACCGCTCCTCCAGTGTACCCACGCCGTTTTTCCAGTAGGCATTGATTGTTGCATTGAAATAGCGCGTGACCTTGCCGCTGCGATCCTTGAGTACACCGTGAGCGCTCAGCGAGCCATTAAAAAAAACGCGCGGATCAAGCTGCGGAGTGTTTTGGGTGTAGTCGTCGACACTGGAGGTAGAACATGAGGAGAGCATAAGTATCAGGCCTGATAAAAACAGCAATTTCCAAGGGGCGCGCATGGAGTTGAGCCTTTCGTGAATGAGTTGTGTCCGCCGTACAAGCGGTCTTGCCATTACATACGCCGCCGTGTGCAGGGGGGATCACCGGTGCGAGTAACAGGGTAAAAGACTGTAATTGTCCATTTGCCTATATGGACTCAGGGCAACTCAGGTACTAGTCTGCCGCTGCTCTGCTATTCCCTGCAGGGCTATAACAACAAACGGCGACAACGAGGAATCACAATGAAATTATCCCTTTTGGCATGGGCAGGTCTGGCGACTGCGCTGGTGACGAGCAGTGTGCAAGCGGCCGAATGGCGCTCACTGTTTAACGGTAAGGATCTCACCGGCTGGCAGCCTTATGTGAGTTTTCAGCCTGAAACCAATGCCTATAACCTGGTTTCCAAACACACCCCGCGCGGTATTAACAACGATCCCAAAAAAGTGTTTAGCGTGGTGGATGGCCTGTTGCGGGTATCGGGTGAAGAGTGGGGTGGTTTGACCTCGCTGGAAGAGTTCGGCGCTTTTCATTTGAAGTTTGATGTGAAGTGGGGCGAGAAGAAATGGTCGCCACGCTTGGATGCCCCGCGCGATAGCGGCCTGCTGTATTTTGCCGTAGGGCCGGAAGGCGCCCAGAGCAGCCACTGGTTGCGCAGCCACGAGTTTCAGGTGCAAGAGGGCGATAGCGGCGATTACCACAGCCTGGACGGGGTGATTATTGACGTGCACGCCACCGACACCAACATTGGCGATTGGAAATTCTACGCCTATGACCCCAAAGCACCGCTGCGCAAAGATATCGCCGCGCGTGTATTGAAGCTTGGTCTCCACGAAAAACCCAGCGGTGAGTGGGACACCATGGAAGTGATTGCCGATGGTGAAACACTAATCCATAAAGTGAATGGTCATGAAGTATTTCGCGGCTTTAATTCCCGTCACAAGGTCGATGGTAAATACGTCCCGCTGGCGCGCGGCAAGTTGCAAATCCAATCCGAAGGGGCCGAGACTTTTTATCGCAATATCCAGATAAAAGCACTGGATAAACCGGCGGCGGAGGATTAAGTCGCGCTTGATTAAATAGCGGCGCGCGTGCAGTCTGGGCTCATTACCTCACGAGGATTACTTATGAGCCCCTTCTATTCTTTCTCCGCCGAATCCCTCACTGGTCAGCCTGTGCCCATGGCTG
Coding sequences within it:
- a CDS encoding DUF3833 domain-containing protein, with product MLSSCSTSSVDDYTQNTPQLDPRVFFNGSLSAHGVLKDRSGKVTRYFNATINAYWKNGVGTLEERFVFDDGEVQFRNWTLTPNGDGYNATAGDVIGTGKAKVSGNAMQLDYVLEIAYKGSPLQLRVEDWMWQVDNKVLLNESTLRKWGFKVGSIQLVIVRNE
- a CDS encoding DUF1080 domain-containing protein, producing the protein MKLSLLAWAGLATALVTSSVQAAEWRSLFNGKDLTGWQPYVSFQPETNAYNLVSKHTPRGINNDPKKVFSVVDGLLRVSGEEWGGLTSLEEFGAFHLKFDVKWGEKKWSPRLDAPRDSGLLYFAVGPEGAQSSHWLRSHEFQVQEGDSGDYHSLDGVIIDVHATDTNIGDWKFYAYDPKAPLRKDIAARVLKLGLHEKPSGEWDTMEVIADGETLIHKVNGHEVFRGFNSRHKVDGKYVPLARGKLQIQSEGAETFYRNIQIKALDKPAAED